From Pseudorca crassidens isolate mPseCra1 chromosome 15, mPseCra1.hap1, whole genome shotgun sequence, one genomic window encodes:
- the TSHZ2 gene encoding teashirt homolog 2 isoform X2: MPRRKQQAPKRAAGYAQEEQLKEEEEIKEEEEEEDSGSVAQLQGSNDPGTDEELETGPEQKGCFSYQNSPGSHLSNQDAENESLLSDASDQVSDIKSVCGRDALDKKASVHPKLPNEAHSCMDKMTAVYANILSDSYWSGLGLGFKLSNSERRNCDPRNGSNKTDFDWHQDALSKSLQQNLPSRSVSKPSLFSSVQLYRQSSKMCGTVFTGASRFRCRQCSAAYDTLVELTVHMNETGHYQDDNRRKDKLRPTSYSKPRKRAFQDMDKEDAQKVLKCMFCGDSFDSLQDLSVHMIKTKHYQKVPLKEPVPTISSKMVTPAKKRIFDINRPCSPDSTTGSFADSFPSQKNANLQLSSNNRYGYQNGASYTWQFEACKSQILKCMECGSSHDTLQQLTTHMMVTGHFLKVTSSASKKGKQLVLDPLAVEKMQSLSDAPNSDSLAPKPSSNSASDCTASTTELKRESKKEKPEPINKDEKVVKSEDCKDPLQKPLDPTIKYQYLREEDLEDGSKGGGDILKSLENTVTTAINKAQNGAPSWSAYPSIHAAYQLSEGTKPSLPMGSQVLQIRPNLSNKLRPIAPKWKVMPLVSVPTSLTPYTQVKKEPDDKDEVVKECGKESPQEEASSFSHSEGDSFSKCEPPSESKKAEPCPLKEEDKRMKEGDEKEKAQPLEPASSPSSGCALASHASALPCINPLSALQSVLNNHLGKATEPLRSPSCSSPSSSTMSMFRKSNLSVMDKPVLSPVSTRPASVSRRYLFESNDQPIDLTKSKSKKAESSQAQSCTSPPQKHALSDIADMVKVLPKATTPKPAASSRVPPVKLEMDVRRFEDVSSEVSTLHKRKGRQSNWNPQHLLILQAQFASSLFQTSEGKYLLSDLGPQERMQISKFTGLSMTTISHWLANVKYQLRKTGGTKFLKNMDKGQPIFYCSDCVSQFRTPSTYISHLESHLGFQMKDMTRVAVEQQSKVERELSRVSSAQRSPETIAGEEDTDSKFKCENDSQLSGLTETSSSVDLAHGPAVATRI, encoded by the coding sequence GCTACGCCCAGGAAGAACAgctgaaggaagaggaggaaataaaagaggaggaggaagaagaagacagTGGTTCGGTAGCTCAACTTCAGGGCAGCAATGACCCAGGGACAGATGAGGAGCTAGAAACGGGCCCCGAGCAGAAAGGCTGCTTCAGCTACCAGAACTCGCCAGGAAGTCACCTGTCCAATCAGGACGCCGAGAATGAGTCCTTGCTGAGTGACGCCAGTGATCAGGTGTCAGACATCAAGAGTGTGTGCGGCCGAGATGCCTTGGACAAGAAAGCAAGCGTGCACCCCAAGCTTCCAAACGAAGCCCACAGTTGCATGGATAAAATGACCGCCGTCTATGCCAACATCTTGTCTGATTCCTACTGGTCGGGCCTGGGTCTTGGCTTCAAACTGTCCAACAGCGAGAGACGGAATTGTGACCCCCGAAATGGCAGCAACAAGACTGATTTCGATTGGCACCAAGACGCTCTGTCCAAAAGCCTACAGCAGAACTTGCCTTCCAGATCCGTGTCGAAGCCCAGCCTGTTCAGCTCGGTCCAGCTGTACCGGCAGAGCAGTAAGATGTGCGGGACCGTTTTCACCGGGGCCAGCAGGTTCCGGTGCCGGCAGTGCAGTGCCGCCTATGACACCCTGGTCGAGTTGACCGTGCACATGAACGAAACGGGCCACTATCAAGATGACAACCGCAGAAAGGACAAGCTCAGACCCACGAGCTATTCAAAGCCCCGGAAAAGGGCTTTCCAGGATATGGACAAGGAGGACGCTCAGAAGGTCCTGAAATGTATGTTTTGTGGCGACTCCTTCGATTCCCTCCAAGATTTGAGCGTCCACAtgatcaaaacaaaacattaccAAAAAGTGCCTTTGAAGGAACCAGTACCAACCATTTCATCGAAAATGGTCACTCCGGCGAAGAAACGCATCTTTGACATCAATCGGCCGTGCTCCCCCGATTCGACCACAGGCTCGTTTGCAGATTCGTTTCCTTCTCAGAAGAACGCCAACTTACAGCTGTCCTCCAACAATCGCTACGGCTACCAAAATGGCGCCAGCTACACCTGGCAGTTCGAGGCCTGCAAGTCGCAGATCTTGAAGTGCATGGAGTGTGGGAGCTCCCACGACACTTTGCAGCAGCTCACCACCCACATGATGGTCACCGgtcactttctcaaggtcaccagCTCTGCCTCCAAGAAAGGGAAGCAGCTGGTGCTAGACCCACTCGCCGTGGAGAAGATGCAGTCATTGTCAGATGCCCCGAACAGTGATTCTCTGGCTCCCAAGCCATCGAGTAACTCAGCTTCCGACTGCACGGCTTCGACAACTGAGTTAAAGAgagagagtaaaaaagaaaaaccagagccGATCAACAAGGATGAGAAAGTCGTGAAAAGCGAGGACTGTAAGGACCCTCTACAGAAGCCTTTAGACCCGACGATAAAATACCAGTATCTAAGGGAGGAAGATCTGGAAGACGGCTCAAAGGGTGGAGGCGACATTTTGAAGTCACTAGAAAATACTGTTACCACCGCCATCAACAAAGCCCAAAATGGGGCTCCCAGCTGGAGCGCGTACCCCAGCATCCATGCCGCCTACCAGCTGTCAGAGGGTACCAAGCCTTCCTTGCCGATGGGCTCCCAGGTCCTGCAGATTCGACCCAACCTCAGCAACAAGTTAAGGCCGATCGCACCCAAGTGGAAAGTAATGCCGCTGGTTTCTGTGCCCACGAGCCTGACCCCATACACGCAAGTTAAGAAGGAACCCGACGACAAAGATGAAGTGGTGAAGGAGTGTGGGAAAGAGAGTCCCCAGGAAGAGGCGTCCTCTTTCAGCCACAGTGAGGGGGACTCTTTCTCCAAATGTGAACCCCCTTCAGAATCCAAAAAGGCTGAGCCTTGTCCCCTGAAGGAGGAGGACAAGCGGATGAAAGAAGgtgatgagaaagagaaagcccAGCCCCTGGAGCCAGCATCTTCTCCCAGCAGCGGCTGTGCCCTCGCCAGCCACGCTTCGGCCCTGCCATGCATCAACCCGCTCAGCGCCCTGCAGTCCGTCCTGAACAACCACCTGGGCAAAGCTACGGAACCCTTGCGCTCTCCTTCCTGCTCCAGCCCGAGCTCAAGCACAATGTCGATGTTTCGTAAGTCGAATCTCAGTGTCATGGACAAGCCGGTTTTGAGTCCTGTCTCCACCAGGCCGGCCAGCGTGTCCAGACGCTACCTGTTTGAGAGCAACGATCAGCCCATCGACCTGACCAAGTCCAAAAGCAAGAAGGCTGAGTCCTCGCAAGCACAGTCCTGTACGTCCCCGCCCCAGAAGCACGCTCTGTCTGATATCGCGGACATGGTCAAAGTCCTCCCCAAAGCCACCACCCCAAAGCCTGCTGCTTCCTCCAGGGTCCCTCCCGTGAAGCTGGAGATGGACGTCAGGCGCTTTGAGGACGTGTCCAGCGAAGTCTCAACCTTGCATAAAAGAAAAGGCCGGCAGTCCAACTGGAACCCTCAGCATCTTCTGATCCTGCAGGCTCAGTTTGCCTCCAGCCTCTTCCAGACCTCGGAGGGCAAATACTTGCTGTCCGATCTGGGCCCACAAGAGCGAATGCAGATCTCGAAGTTCACGGGGCTCTCCATGACCACCATCAGCCACTGGCTCGCCAACGTCAAGTACCAGCTTAGGAAAACGGGCGGGACCAAATTTCTGAAAAACATGGACAAAGGACAGCCTATCTTTTATTGCAGCGACTGTGTCTCCCAGTTCCGAACCCCTTCTACCTACATCAGTCACTTAGAATCTCACCTAGGTTTCCAAATGAAGGACATGACCCGCGTGGCCGTGGAACAGCAAAGCAAAGTGGAGCGAGAGCTCTCCCGGGTATCGTCGGCTCAGAGGTCACCGGAAACCATAGCTGGCGAAGAGGACACAGACTCTAAGTTCAAGT
- the TSHZ2 gene encoding teashirt homolog 2 isoform X1, whose translation MPRRKQQAPKRAAGYAQEEQLKEEEEIKEEEEEEDSGSVAQLQGSNDPGTDEELETGPEQKGCFSYQNSPGSHLSNQDAENESLLSDASDQVSDIKSVCGRDALDKKASVHPKLPNEAHSCMDKMTAVYANILSDSYWSGLGLGFKLSNSERRNCDPRNGSNKTDFDWHQDALSKSLQQNLPSRSVSKPSLFSSVQLYRQSSKMCGTVFTGASRFRCRQCSAAYDTLVELTVHMNETGHYQDDNRRKDKLRPTSYSKPRKRAFQDMDKEDAQKVLKCMFCGDSFDSLQDLSVHMIKTKHYQKVPLKEPVPTISSKMVTPAKKRIFDINRPCSPDSTTGSFADSFPSQKNANLQLSSNNRYGYQNGASYTWQFEACKSQILKCMECGSSHDTLQQLTTHMMVTGHFLKVTSSASKKGKQLVLDPLAVEKMQSLSDAPNSDSLAPKPSSNSASDCTASTTELKRESKKEKPEPINKDEKVVKSEDCKDPLQKPLDPTIKYQYLREEDLEDGSKGGGDILKSLENTVTTAINKAQNGAPSWSAYPSIHAAYQLSEGTKPSLPMGSQVLQIRPNLSNKLRPIAPKWKVMPLVSVPTSLTPYTQVKKEPDDKDEVVKECGKESPQEEASSFSHSEGDSFSKCEPPSESKKAEPCPLKEEDKRMKEGDEKEKAQPLEPASSPSSGCALASHASALPCINPLSALQSVLNNHLGKATEPLRSPSCSSPSSSTMSMFRKSNLSVMDKPVLSPVSTRPASVSRRYLFESNDQPIDLTKSKSKKAESSQAQSCTSPPQKHALSDIADMVKVLPKATTPKPAASSRVPPVKLEMDVRRFEDVSSEVSTLHKRKGRQSNWNPQHLLILQAQFASSLFQTSEGKYLLSDLGPQERMQISKFTGLSMTTISHWLANVKYQLRKTGGTKFLKNMDKGQPIFYCSDCVSQFRTPSTYISHLESHLGFQMKDMTRVAVEQQSKVERELSRVSSAQRSPETIAGEEDTDSKFKCKLCCRTFVSKHAVKLHLSKTHSKSPEHHSQFVTDVDEE comes from the coding sequence GCTACGCCCAGGAAGAACAgctgaaggaagaggaggaaataaaagaggaggaggaagaagaagacagTGGTTCGGTAGCTCAACTTCAGGGCAGCAATGACCCAGGGACAGATGAGGAGCTAGAAACGGGCCCCGAGCAGAAAGGCTGCTTCAGCTACCAGAACTCGCCAGGAAGTCACCTGTCCAATCAGGACGCCGAGAATGAGTCCTTGCTGAGTGACGCCAGTGATCAGGTGTCAGACATCAAGAGTGTGTGCGGCCGAGATGCCTTGGACAAGAAAGCAAGCGTGCACCCCAAGCTTCCAAACGAAGCCCACAGTTGCATGGATAAAATGACCGCCGTCTATGCCAACATCTTGTCTGATTCCTACTGGTCGGGCCTGGGTCTTGGCTTCAAACTGTCCAACAGCGAGAGACGGAATTGTGACCCCCGAAATGGCAGCAACAAGACTGATTTCGATTGGCACCAAGACGCTCTGTCCAAAAGCCTACAGCAGAACTTGCCTTCCAGATCCGTGTCGAAGCCCAGCCTGTTCAGCTCGGTCCAGCTGTACCGGCAGAGCAGTAAGATGTGCGGGACCGTTTTCACCGGGGCCAGCAGGTTCCGGTGCCGGCAGTGCAGTGCCGCCTATGACACCCTGGTCGAGTTGACCGTGCACATGAACGAAACGGGCCACTATCAAGATGACAACCGCAGAAAGGACAAGCTCAGACCCACGAGCTATTCAAAGCCCCGGAAAAGGGCTTTCCAGGATATGGACAAGGAGGACGCTCAGAAGGTCCTGAAATGTATGTTTTGTGGCGACTCCTTCGATTCCCTCCAAGATTTGAGCGTCCACAtgatcaaaacaaaacattaccAAAAAGTGCCTTTGAAGGAACCAGTACCAACCATTTCATCGAAAATGGTCACTCCGGCGAAGAAACGCATCTTTGACATCAATCGGCCGTGCTCCCCCGATTCGACCACAGGCTCGTTTGCAGATTCGTTTCCTTCTCAGAAGAACGCCAACTTACAGCTGTCCTCCAACAATCGCTACGGCTACCAAAATGGCGCCAGCTACACCTGGCAGTTCGAGGCCTGCAAGTCGCAGATCTTGAAGTGCATGGAGTGTGGGAGCTCCCACGACACTTTGCAGCAGCTCACCACCCACATGATGGTCACCGgtcactttctcaaggtcaccagCTCTGCCTCCAAGAAAGGGAAGCAGCTGGTGCTAGACCCACTCGCCGTGGAGAAGATGCAGTCATTGTCAGATGCCCCGAACAGTGATTCTCTGGCTCCCAAGCCATCGAGTAACTCAGCTTCCGACTGCACGGCTTCGACAACTGAGTTAAAGAgagagagtaaaaaagaaaaaccagagccGATCAACAAGGATGAGAAAGTCGTGAAAAGCGAGGACTGTAAGGACCCTCTACAGAAGCCTTTAGACCCGACGATAAAATACCAGTATCTAAGGGAGGAAGATCTGGAAGACGGCTCAAAGGGTGGAGGCGACATTTTGAAGTCACTAGAAAATACTGTTACCACCGCCATCAACAAAGCCCAAAATGGGGCTCCCAGCTGGAGCGCGTACCCCAGCATCCATGCCGCCTACCAGCTGTCAGAGGGTACCAAGCCTTCCTTGCCGATGGGCTCCCAGGTCCTGCAGATTCGACCCAACCTCAGCAACAAGTTAAGGCCGATCGCACCCAAGTGGAAAGTAATGCCGCTGGTTTCTGTGCCCACGAGCCTGACCCCATACACGCAAGTTAAGAAGGAACCCGACGACAAAGATGAAGTGGTGAAGGAGTGTGGGAAAGAGAGTCCCCAGGAAGAGGCGTCCTCTTTCAGCCACAGTGAGGGGGACTCTTTCTCCAAATGTGAACCCCCTTCAGAATCCAAAAAGGCTGAGCCTTGTCCCCTGAAGGAGGAGGACAAGCGGATGAAAGAAGgtgatgagaaagagaaagcccAGCCCCTGGAGCCAGCATCTTCTCCCAGCAGCGGCTGTGCCCTCGCCAGCCACGCTTCGGCCCTGCCATGCATCAACCCGCTCAGCGCCCTGCAGTCCGTCCTGAACAACCACCTGGGCAAAGCTACGGAACCCTTGCGCTCTCCTTCCTGCTCCAGCCCGAGCTCAAGCACAATGTCGATGTTTCGTAAGTCGAATCTCAGTGTCATGGACAAGCCGGTTTTGAGTCCTGTCTCCACCAGGCCGGCCAGCGTGTCCAGACGCTACCTGTTTGAGAGCAACGATCAGCCCATCGACCTGACCAAGTCCAAAAGCAAGAAGGCTGAGTCCTCGCAAGCACAGTCCTGTACGTCCCCGCCCCAGAAGCACGCTCTGTCTGATATCGCGGACATGGTCAAAGTCCTCCCCAAAGCCACCACCCCAAAGCCTGCTGCTTCCTCCAGGGTCCCTCCCGTGAAGCTGGAGATGGACGTCAGGCGCTTTGAGGACGTGTCCAGCGAAGTCTCAACCTTGCATAAAAGAAAAGGCCGGCAGTCCAACTGGAACCCTCAGCATCTTCTGATCCTGCAGGCTCAGTTTGCCTCCAGCCTCTTCCAGACCTCGGAGGGCAAATACTTGCTGTCCGATCTGGGCCCACAAGAGCGAATGCAGATCTCGAAGTTCACGGGGCTCTCCATGACCACCATCAGCCACTGGCTCGCCAACGTCAAGTACCAGCTTAGGAAAACGGGCGGGACCAAATTTCTGAAAAACATGGACAAAGGACAGCCTATCTTTTATTGCAGCGACTGTGTCTCCCAGTTCCGAACCCCTTCTACCTACATCAGTCACTTAGAATCTCACCTAGGTTTCCAAATGAAGGACATGACCCGCGTGGCCGTGGAACAGCAAAGCAAAGTGGAGCGAGAGCTCTCCCGGGTATCGTCGGCTCAGAGGTCACCGGAAACCATAGCTGGCGAAGAGGACACAGACTCTAAGTTCAAGTGTAAGTTGTGCTGTCGGACATTTGTGAGCAAACACGCAGTAAAACTCCACCTAAGCAAAACGCACAGCAAGTCACCCGAACACCATTCACAGTTTGTAACAGACGTGGATGAAGAATAG